In Kineococcus sp. NBC_00420, a single genomic region encodes these proteins:
- a CDS encoding serine O-acetyltransferase, with the protein MSRRPLARLRGDLEHMVEPQGRSTGAWLPDVVARVALVPRVRAVVQLRLAQAVAPRFMPAAHLLQARTLRSAGAEISPFAEIGPGLCLMHSTGIVIGPDVRIGRGLRIYQNVTLGDGSTPGQPVVGDDVTIGAGACVLGGVRVGDRAVIGANAVVTRDVPADSVATGAPAVSRPRRPGMDPRLDELAGPRPATV; encoded by the coding sequence TTGAGCCGTCGTCCCCTCGCCCGGTTGCGCGGCGACCTGGAGCACATGGTCGAACCGCAGGGTCGCTCGACCGGGGCCTGGTTGCCCGACGTGGTGGCCCGCGTCGCGCTGGTGCCGCGGGTCCGCGCGGTCGTGCAGCTGCGCCTCGCCCAGGCCGTCGCACCGCGGTTCATGCCGGCGGCGCACCTGCTGCAGGCGCGCACCCTGCGCTCGGCCGGGGCGGAGATCTCCCCGTTCGCCGAGATCGGCCCGGGGCTCTGCCTCATGCACTCCACCGGGATCGTCATCGGCCCGGACGTGCGGATCGGGCGCGGTCTGCGGATCTACCAGAACGTCACCCTCGGCGACGGTTCGACGCCGGGTCAGCCCGTCGTCGGTGACGACGTCACCATCGGCGCGGGGGCCTGCGTCCTCGGCGGCGTCCGCGTCGGCGACCGCGCCGTCATCGGGGCCAACGCCGTCGTGACCCGTGACGTCCCCGCCGACAGCGTCGCGACGGGCGCGCCCGCGGTCTCCCGTCCCCGCCGCCCGGGGATGGACCCGCGCCTCGACGAGCTCGCCGGACCCCGGCCCGCCACCGTCTGA